One region of Cryptosporidium parvum Iowa II chromosome 4, whole genome shotgun sequence genomic DNA includes:
- a CDS encoding hypothetical protein (transcripts identified by EST), protein MPSEKKGMLFCLGCISVIPGIKNQLVNSMSFHPPIIKGYKYSKCGNSIVLFDFHRKRYVTLNEMKKNLINIDPGRCQIQVKFSSINSIDFFYYKNPAAKFTIIYSHSNATDIGYLFGHLLDFSHKACVNIISYEYNGYGQSKKKTSEESLYENIKTIVHYSINHLKLPSSSLILYGQSIGSAPTIHFASTYNSINIAGIIIHSGIKSAVSVICNNTNSKSLPWYDAFKNLEKIQKVKCPVFVIHGTADTVIPFNHGEMLYKLSPNKYTPWYVNGANHCNIELNWRDELISKVRQFILYLSPKPKIQSSKSSYMTHDHTLSISRISTLSSQGFENLYHELDDDDDNDDDDDNIYDNYQEYESTSHEYNTNNNKDSCYYREKSYPIPKNHTNNHLNYHNTTKSSNKYFNNQSSRMKIEENNIISNSSISSKSKFTHSNTYHPNTSNNSHSHNYYSKTLNSAYQTPSSGNNCQISDQVVYGVSIYDDNINLHANMYSGNCRKPKNFTRIFGL, encoded by the coding sequence atgcCATCAGAAAAGAAAGGAATGTTATTTTGTTTGGGATGTATTTCTGTAATACCTGGtataaaaaatcaattagTTAATAGTATGTCATTTCATCCACCAATTATTAAAGGTTATAAATATTCGAAATGTGGTAATTctattgtattatttgattttcatagaaaaagatatgttactttaaatgaaatgaaaaagaatctaattaatattgatcCAGGAAGATGTCAAATTCAAGtaaaattttcttctattaattctattgatttcttttattataaaaatccTGCTGCAAAATTTACTATAATATATTCTCATTCAAATGCCACAGATATTGGTTATTTATTTGGTCATTTATTAGATTTTTCTCACAAAGCTTgtgttaatattattagttaTGAATACAATGGATATGGACAATCCAAGAAAAAAACTTCTGAAGAATCTttatatgaaaatattaaaactaTTGTTCATTATTCtattaatcatttaaaGTTACCTTCTTCTAGCTTAATTTTATATGGTCAATCAATTGGATCAGCACCAACTATACATTTTGCTTCAACTtataattctattaatatcgcaggaattattattcattctGGTATTAAAAGTGCAGTCTCTGTTATATgtaataatactaatagTAAATCATTACCATGGTATGATGCATTTAAGAACTTagaaaaaatacaaaaagtTAAATGTCCAGTATTTGTTATTCATGGTACTGCTGATACTGTTATTCCATTTAACCATGGTGAAATGCTTTATAAGCTTTCTCCTAATAAATACACTCCATGGTATGTAAATGGTGCTAACCATTGTAATATTGAACTTAATTGGAGAGATGAACTTATTTCAAAAGTTAGAcaatttattctttatttatctCCAAAGCCTAAAATTCAATCATCTAAATCTTCTTATATGACTCATGATCACACTTTATCAATATCTAGAATATCTACATTGTCTAGTCAAGGATTTGAAAACTTATATCATGAATTAGATGATGATGAcgataatgatgatgatgatgataatatttaCGATAATTATCAAGAATATGAATCTACAAGTCATGAGTATAATACTAATAACAATAAAGATAGTTGTTATTATAGAGAAAAATCATATCCTATCCCAAAAAACCATACaaataatcatttaaattatcacAATACAACAAAATCATCCAATAAGTACTTTAATAATCAATCTTCTAGAATgaaaatagaagaaaataatattatttctaattcttcaatttcttccaaGTCAAAATTTACTCATTCGAATACATACCATCCAAATACTTCAAACAATTCTCATTCACATAATTACTATTCTAAAACACTAAATAGTGCTTATCAAACTCCTTCTTCTGGAAATAATTGTCAAATATCTGATCAAGTTGTCTATGGTGTATCTATATatgatgataatattaatttacatGCAAATATGTATTCTGGTAATTGTCGAAAACCTAAAAATTTTACTCGTATTTTTGGTCTTTAA